From Lucilia cuprina isolate Lc7/37 chromosome 4, ASM2204524v1, whole genome shotgun sequence:
CCTGCTTCTTGTGTTCAACATCAATATTGAGTATGCTGATCAGCTACAAACttgctattattgttattgcaaattttgaaaatgaatttGTCTTAATTCAAAGGAAAATGTATTGtgatttgtttttcaatttatttcaaaatatagtcAGTAACAATTGCAAAACAATGCTAATTcgttttaaataagtaaaactatttttgaaacttttaaaaaatttcttcaaatcaACATAATTTTCTCTTTGAATAATACGTTTTTTTAGCAGAAACCCAATTAGTATCTGATACTTTGATCGTTTTTTTTTCCTCTAAActatatttttagttataacATTTTAGATACAGATAAGggataacatacaaaaaaatacaaaatgtctAGAACTGCAAAAAatctacaaacaaatatacttATTAGCTAAACGTGTCACCAGTTTACACAAACCTAGTCTGCTATCATGTAATTTTGTTATAgaataatatgcaaaaataacaaaaatataatgactAATAGACAAATGGCTTAAAACCagtaacaaaatttatacattaaCAGGTAGTTCCCTATGATAAAAAAAACCATATgaactatataaataaaactcaaaatcaAATCCATCAAATTAATTGCTTTGGTAAGATAGATAAGACAAATTTTGATAATGGTAATAGAggaaaataatttctatataaagcaCATTGTAAAAGTATAAAACTGATTTAGTTTTCAGCTGAAAAGAAACGACAAAATACAAGCTATTTACGgtgacaaaaaaaatgaaaaactacaTTTTGGTAACATTGGTGGCAGCAGCTTTATGCCTGCAAGGAGCCCAAACAGCAGGTTagtgtgaaaataaaaattattaaataaatattatttattacttattatcttaCTTAGCGGTCAACTTGGAGGATAGTAATGCATCAATCAGCACTATCAGTTTTGGCACTGCCTTGAAAATGTACTACACTGCCTTTCAAAAGATAATGCCTTGTGGTTTTCCTCCACTCAAAATACCCGTCTTGGCGCCCTTTTCTATGGATTACTATTCCTTCAATCTAACCAATGGCTACTACaagttagttattttttaagattttttcatgttttatttgaaaattctaacaattgttttaatttatagaattaATGGTAACGTTTCCAATATGGTGGTGACTGGTTTGAATAATTTCCGTGTATTGGCTGGCAACTTTAATGCCACCACCAATCGCACCTCCTTTGATTTAATCTTTCCTGCAGTTCAAGCTTTGGGTGAATATGAAATGGATGCCATGGCTTATTTGGCCGGTTTTCCTGCCCAAATGGCTGGTAAAGGTTTATTAAATGTCGAAATCGTTGACTTCCGTATGGTGGGTGAGTTTGCCTTAACGCCCAGCTCGGAAAATCCCAACAGTTTAAGTGTTTCTGATTTCAATTTACACTTCTATGTGGGCAATGTCATCAATAACAATTGGAACACTTTATGGGATatatcatttaataattttgtcaaTAAATTTGGCAGTGAATTGACTTTGATGTGGGCTCAACAGATACAAGTACAAGTTGATGATATCTATGCCCAACTTTTATTGCCCAACATCAATGGCATGTTGAATGATGTGTCGATGTCGAAATTAATTGAAT
This genomic window contains:
- the LOC111675679 gene encoding uncharacterized protein LOC111675679 translates to MKNYILVTLVAAALCLQGAQTAAVNLEDSNASISTISFGTALKMYYTAFQKIMPCGFPPLKIPVLAPFSMDYYSFNLTNGYYKINGNVSNMVVTGLNNFRVLAGNFNATTNRTSFDLIFPAVQALGEYEMDAMAYLAGFPAQMAGKGLLNVEIVDFRMVGEFALTPSSENPNSLSVSDFNLHFYVGNVINNNWNTLWDISFNNFVNKFGSELTLMWAQQIQVQVDDIYAQLLLPNINGMLNDVSMSKLIEFFVSQSMEFDMANCTLD